A single window of Ostrinia nubilalis chromosome 24, ilOstNubi1.1, whole genome shotgun sequence DNA harbors:
- the LOC135083922 gene encoding 5-hydroxytryptamine receptor 1: MATQSLNYCSLPNFVALSSRLLILVSLVLLQVNAVVASEDINESLDIDFNFTSPNSTLNWTLFEDNSTFIQPIHIKHYKYSTAFSIILSIIFLIVISGTIIGNILVCIAVCLVRKLRRPSNYLIVSLAVSDLCVAIIVMPIAMVYDIMGTWPFGPVICDFWVSSDVLSCAASILNLCMISVDRYYAITKPLEYGVKRTPRRMFFCVFIVWMSAAFISLPPVLILGNEKTDTSCLVSQNKVYQIYATLVSFYIPLTVMMVVYYKIFSAARKIVKDEKRAQSHLETHCYLEINVKNGGAAEARLLGTQAAQPTARGSTASTNTTISVEKTESTIGRCFSGQRKSNESQCPMLAQKTPTKPIHTINRSTSQVGQTPDNNKLQVKERRRQSSESSNKLTANRIRSSLSNFAQKSHIAKDLLHTTHSPHQKKLRFQLAKERKASTTLGIIMSAFVICWFPFFVLALIRPFLEEGAIPDAISALFLWLGYINSLLNPIIYATLNRDFRKPFQEILFFRCSNLNHMMREEFYHSQYGDPDQHYCVNNTTKVHNYDEGVEIVSAVDREETRASESFL, from the exons ATGGCGACTCAAAGTCTTAACTACTGTTCACTGCCCAACTTTGTTGCTTTATCTTCGCGTCTTCTCATACTGGTATCTTTAGTATTGCTCCAAGTCAACGCTGTGGTGGCCTCGGAAGACATCAACGAATCGCTGGACATTGATTTCAACTTCACCAGTCCGAACTCCACACTCAACTGGACTCTTTTCGAAGACAACTCGACTTTTATCCAGCCAATCCACATAAAGCACTACAAATACTCCACCGCCTTCAGTATTATTCTCTCCATTATATTCCTCATAGTCATATCTGGGACCATCATCGGCAACATTCTTGTTTGCATCGCCGTGTGCTTAGTCAGAAAATTGAGAAGACCCAGCAATTACTTGATCGTATCGTTGGCAGTGAGCGATCTGTGCGTAGCTATCATAGTGATGCCGATAGCTATGGTGTACGACATAATGGGAACATGGCCTTTCGGACCTGTGATCTGTGATTTCTGGGTATCGAGTGACGTTCTCTCGTGCGCTGCCAGTATTCTCAACCTGTGCATGATATCTGTTGACCGATACTATGCGATCACGAAACCCTTGGAGTACGGTGTCAAGAGAACGCCTAGGAGAATGTTTTTTTGTGTCTTCATAGTCTGGATGAGTGCTGCTTTCATATCGCTGCCGCCAGTTCTAATTTTGGGTAATGAGAAGACTGATACGTCATGTTTGGTGTCCCAAAATAAGGTGTATCAGATTTACGCGACGCTCGTTTCGTTTTACATACCGCTCACGGTGATGATGGTTGTTTATTACAAGATATTTAGCGCTGCTAGGAAGATTGTGAAGGATGAGAAGCGAGCGCAGTCCCATCTTGAGACGCACTGCTATCTTGAAATCAATGTCAAGAATGGAGGGGCGGCTGAAGCGAGGCTGCTAGGGACGCAGGCAGCTCAACCAACTGCCAGAGGGTCTACTGCTAGCACAAATACTACT ATCAGTGTAGAGAAAACAGAAAGCACTATAGGGAGATGCTTCAGCGGGCAGCGAAAGTCGAATGAGTCGCAGTGTCCGATGCTGGCCCAAAAGACTCCCACAAAACCTATCCACACCATCAACCGCTCCACGTCCCAAGTGGGTCAGACTCCAGACAATAATAAACTCCAGGTCAAAGAGAGACGAAGACAATCCTCAGAGAGCAGTAACAAGCTTACAGCGAACAGAATTCGCTCGTCCCTCTCAAATTTTGCTCAAAAAAGCCACATTGCCAAAGACTTACTTCACACCACCCACTCGCCACACCAGAAGAAGCTGCGGTTCCAGCTCGCTAAAGAGCGAAAGGCGTCGACAACCCTCGGCATTATAATGTCGGCATTCGTCATCTGCTGGTTTCCATTCTTCGTGCTGGCCCTCATAAGGCCGTTCCTCGAAGAAGGGGCCATCCCAGACGCCATCAGTGCGTTGTTCCTATGGTTAGGTTACATAAACAGTTTGCTTAACCCCATAATTTACGCGACTCTCAACAGAGACTTTAGGAAGCCGTTCCAAGAGATTCTCTTCTTCAGGTGTTCTAACTTAAATCATATGATGCGTGAGGAGTTCTACCACAGCCAGTACGGTGATCCTGACCAGCATTACTGTGTGAATAATACTACCAAAGTGCATAACTATGACGAGGGTGTTGAAATCGTGTCTGCCGTCGACCGAGAGGAGACCAGAGCCTCTGAGAGTTTTCTATGA